GATTACCTCCTTGATAATTGGGATTGGCCCATACATACGCATTAGGTAGTAGTGATAATAGGCTTTTAAGAATTTAGCCTCTGCTATCCATCTTAATCTTTCTGCTTCATTAATATCTGGAACATTGCTACGATCTTCCATAGCTTCAATAAGAATATTACAGTGTCTTATACCATCATACATTGGGTACAAATCGCCTGGTCCGGCACCTTGATAGCGTCCTTCCCATGCATCCATGTAAGGGTTTGACGTTCTTTGCAAACCTCTAGCAATATCAAAAGCATTACTATTTAAGGCAGCATCATTTGGAGGTATCCATGTTTCGTTACCTGCCAAAAAACCAATATTATAAAGGGCATCGCCATTTTTAGGTAGATAGGCATAACAGGTAAACAAATACTTTTCGGCTTCGTTTCTTAAATTAAATGCCTGATCAATTGTTACTACATTATCTGGAACAACATCCAGAAAACTGTCTTCACATGATTCTAAACCAAAAAGGCTAAGAATCATTAAGGAAACACCCAGAAATTTATATCGCTGGATTCCCATTGTTAACATTATTTTCTTTATAGTTTTCATATCTTGTTTTTTAAAAATCAATTTTTAAACCTAAATTGTAGACAGATTGTATTGGGTAACCTAAACCATTACCTCCCATTTCTGGATCCCAAAGTCTAAACTTACTCCAAACAGCCAAATTATTTCCACTAAAATAAAGTCTTGCTGATTGCATTCCTAATTTAGAAACAAACGATTCATTGAAATTGTAGCCCGCTTCAACAGTTTTTAATCTTAAAAAAGACCCGTCTCGCATCCACCATGTTGATGGCTGATTATTATTTTCTACAAACTGATCACTTAATCGTGGCCAAAAAGCATAAGAATCTCTATTATCTTCTGACCAATGATTGTCTGCAATAACCTTTAACAAGCCATTTTGAGCAGAACCATTTATTACAAATGGTGCAATATTTTGTGGATTAATAAAAAATGATGATCTCGCAGCTCCTTGCATAAAGACACTAAAATCAAATCCCTTATATCCCACTGTACCTCCAAAACCATAAACAATTTCTGGAACTGTAGGATAGCCTATGGGCACCCTATCATTTTCTGTAATTAAGCCATCACCATTTACATCGCGATATTTAATATCACCCCCTGTATAATCTCCAAACTGTGTTGGCGAATTCAATGTTTCTTCATGATCTATAAATAAACGTTCAGCTATATAACCATAACCTTGACTAGCACTATTACCCACAAGAGAACGATAGGCCAAATCTTCTGGATAGGATACTTCATCATGTACCAAAATCTCACTTGTAGCATAAGTAAAGTTCGCTCTTAATTGTGTATACCAGTCTTCATTAAAGGACTTATTATAAGTAATATTACCATCAAAACCACTACTGTTCATTTCTCCAAAATTTGTAGATGGTATAGCCGTAAGCCCTAATGTTGCTCCAATATTTTGGCGTACCTCTAGAATATTAGTTCTTTTTTGTTTAAAAGCATCTACTGTTATATTTAATGAATTGAAAAATTCCAAGTCTAAACCAACGTTTGTTTGTTCAGATTTTTCCCAACCAATATTATAATTGGAATAACGATCTGTAAAAACACCTGGTCTAGAATATCCAAATTGTTCACCAAAGGTAGAGCTATAATTAAAATCATTAAGATTTACAGTAGATAGATAAAAGAAGCGGTCATCTACATTCCCAATGGCATCATTACCAACAAGACCATGAGTGAAACGAATTTTAAAATCGCTAACTACATCTTTTAAAGAGCTCCAATAATCTTCATTAGAAACACGGTATGCAAACCCTAAAGAAGGGAAATACCCATATCTGCTTCCTTTAGCAAAACGCTCAGATCCATTATAACCAAAATTGAATTCAAATAAATATCTATCGTCATACCCATAAGTAAATCTACCAGAAAAACTATGGTTCCTATTGGGTAAGGAAGCTTGAACACTTCCAGCATTACCTAGCTCATAACTTGACATTAGGTTAACTAACATACCTGTTATAGTATGAACGTCATTAAAAGTTCTATTATAATTAATCGCCGCTTCTAAATAAATACGTGAATCCAATTCCTTTCCACCTTCACTATAATTAAGATATTCGGTTCCTGTAACTCCAACACTTCCTTGTCCACCGTCATTCAATACATCTATATTAAGTTCCCCAGTTACTGGGCTTATAGTTGATGAATAATAAAATGGATTATATGCTCTTGATACTTGGAAAAAAGAATAACGTCTAACATACGCCATAGCTCTTGCAGACAAGCCTTTTGTAATAAAATTCAAATCTTGTTTAAGTTCTACCTGAGCTTGTATGGTTGAAGCCTTACTAGTTTGATACCCTCTTACCATTTCTGCATACGGGTTAATTAATACTGCTGACCCTGTGTTATTGCTCGCCTGAGCACCACCAAATAATGGATGATCTACGAAAGGTAAAAAACTAGACGGATATACCTTTGGAAATTTAACTGGGTTAGACCAAAGTGCCAGATTAAAAATACGTCCACCACCTCCCACTGGTCCTGTATAATCATCAAATTGTCCATAAATATTAACCGCTGCAGTCGTTGTAGATGTCAGGTTCATATCTATATTACTTCTTAAAGAGTAATTTCTTAGTTTAATATTGTTATTAAAATTATTAATACCTTCAACATTCAAAACACCATTATCTACATTATAAGTACCTGAAACGTAATATCTGGCTTTATCACCACCACCAGAAGCACTTAAATTATAGCCCTGATTAAAAGTATTATCAGAAATTAATTCATCAATCCAATTATTACTAGGGTATAATAATGGATTATCACCAACAGATGTTCTGTATATTTTATTTTGATTATATGGAAGAGCCGCTTTTGGATTTCGTGTTAAAACAGCTTCATTAGCCAATTGCATGTAGGTGATGTTATCAGCAAAATTAAAATTCTTTACATTAGAAGATAATCTCGATTCTGATCTTAGGCTAAACGATGTCTTACCAGCTTTTCCTCTTTTAGTCTTAATCAATACTACCCCATTGGCACCACGTGCTCCATAAACGGCAGCGGCAGCAGCATCTTTTAACACAGAGAAACTGTCAATATCATCTGGTTGTAGTCGCGCCATATCGGTAGTACTGGATTCAATACCATCAATTAAAATTAACGGGTTAACCTTACCTGATCCAAACGACCCTAAACCACGAATAAAAAAATCTGAATTATCTGCTCCGGGTTCTCCGCTTCGTTGATAGGATATCATACCAGGTACTCTACCTGCCATCATTGTGGTTAAGTTACTGGTGGGACCTTTTATTTCTTTAGGAGAAATAGTGGTAATGGAACTTACTAAGCTTTCTTTCTTCTGGGTACCAAAACCAACAATAACCACTTCATCTAATGCTTCTTGGTTTTCATTTAATACAATTGAAAATACTGATTTATTTCCAATTGCAACATCTATAGTTTCATATCCAATAAATGATACCTCTAAAATTTTTGCAGATTCATCAATATTTAACTCGAATTCACCGTCAAAATCGGTTACTACTCCATTCGATGTTCCTTTTACAATAACGTTGGCACCAGGTAATGGCACCCCTTGGTTATCTTTAACTACACCTGTAATGGTTCGCTTTTGGATTTCATTTCTAAAATCCGTTACTTTTTCTTCCTTTGCTTGAACTTGAAATACTGTAATACATAGTAACAGTATGATCAATTTAAATTTAAAATCAAATTCAGGACAAGAAAAGAATACTTTTCTCATTTTGATTAATTTCATCATATTTAGTTTGTTTTGTTAGTTAATTTTTGAATATTTTTTTCCTGGTTATTGGAAATAATATTGCAATGTTTTTGGTTTTAAAGTTGGTCTCAGGTCATATTTTTTTAGTTTTTTTTTAGTTTTTCTAGTTTTATTAGTTTTATTAGTTTGTTAAATTAAGGTTGAATATTTTTTTCTTGGTTTTGGAAATAATATTGCAATACTTTGGTTTTTAAGTTGGTCTCAGGTCATATATTTTAGTTTTATTAGTTTGTTAATTATAGTTGAATATATATTATTTTCACTCTAATCATTTATCAGTTTAATACTGTAACTGTATGAATATTTATTGTCATGTAAACGGTATGGTTCATGTGGATATGCACCCCAACTGTTATCACCGCCAACGCCTCGTTGTTTTAAATCTAAATGCAAGTAAATTTTTTCTTTTTCTACTACAATATCGGTAGGATGTTTTTGAGATTTAGTTGCACCACCATCTAAGCTCTCGGTTGACATTTGTAAAGCACTAAAACCTAATTGCTGCTCTCCAACAATTTCAATACCTTTATTATTTTTATCTTTTAAGGTTAACCAACGTACATCTGTTTTATATCCAGCTTCTTGCGGGCGAATATATTCCCAGGTGTATTGATTCTCAACTTTATCTTTGTATATGCCTAAAAATGACGATGTATTTCTATCTGAATAATTTTCCCAAGGACCTCTTCCGTAATATGATAAATTATCGAAATTTCCATCTAACACCATACGCATACCAAATCTTGGTAATTCTGGTAATTCTTTACCTTCCATATCAATACTGGCCGTAATTTTTAGAGAACCATCATTTTGAATTAAATAATCTACAGTATAAGGAATATCTAATTTTTTGATTGTAAATTCTACTTTAACAGGAAGTCCTTGTGCATTCTGTTTTCCAACTTCTACATTCTTAACTTTTAAATCTTGATGTGCTAATTTCCAATCTCCTAAACGCTCTGGCATTTTGTTTCCATAATCGTTATCGGTTGGCGCTCTCCAAAAATAAGGTTCAGGAAAGTTTGTTATCGTTTTTATATCACTTTTAGCAAACGAATACTGAATTAATTTACCCGTACTCAAATCTAATGCGCCTTGAACAGCTCCGCTTAAGAAAGACAATACTTTGTCCTTTACAGAATATTTTAATTCACCATTATGAGTTACTTTATTTTCAAAATATGAATGATTCCCTATTTTAAATTGCTCTCTGGCTATTTCATGATTTGCAGAAACTAAAGGCGCCTCATGTTTAGTGTAACCATAAACATCTAAATAATATTCCTTGTCACCATCTAACAAAGGCAGGTTTAGAATCACATCTTTAGATTCATTTGGTTTTGCTGAAATTTCAAAGACTTCTTCTTTAACTACTTTACCATTAGCTTTAAGCACCCATTTGAATTTATATGCTGATAAATTAGTGAAATTATATTCATTTGTTATCTCTATTTTTTTATTTTCTAAAAGCTTAAATGAAATATTTTGAAATACTTTTTTAACTTCCTCTAGTGCTGGATGTGGTGTTCTATCGGCTGACACCAACCCGTTAGCACAAAAATTTTGGTCGTGTTGTAAGTTTTCGCCCCCTAAATCACCTCCATAAGCCCAAAACATTCTGCCATCTTCAGTTTCTGTTTTCAAGCCTTGGTCTACCCAATCCCAGATGAAACCACCTTGCATTTTTTTACTGGTATTCATAATGTCGCGGTATTCCTGAAAGTTTCCATTACTATTACCCATAGCATGTGAATACTCACACATAAT
The nucleotide sequence above comes from Flavobacteriaceae bacterium HL-DH10. Encoded proteins:
- a CDS encoding TonB-dependent receptor; this encodes MMKLIKMRKVFFSCPEFDFKFKLIILLLCITVFQVQAKEEKVTDFRNEIQKRTITGVVKDNQGVPLPGANVIVKGTSNGVVTDFDGEFELNIDESAKILEVSFIGYETIDVAIGNKSVFSIVLNENQEALDEVVIVGFGTQKKESLVSSITTISPKEIKGPTSNLTTMMAGRVPGMISYQRSGEPGADNSDFFIRGLGSFGSGKVNPLILIDGIESSTTDMARLQPDDIDSFSVLKDAAAAAVYGARGANGVVLIKTKRGKAGKTSFSLRSESRLSSNVKNFNFADNITYMQLANEAVLTRNPKAALPYNQNKIYRTSVGDNPLLYPSNNWIDELISDNTFNQGYNLSASGGGDKARYYVSGTYNVDNGVLNVEGINNFNNNIKLRNYSLRSNIDMNLTSTTTAAVNIYGQFDDYTGPVGGGGRIFNLALWSNPVKFPKVYPSSFLPFVDHPLFGGAQASNNTGSAVLINPYAEMVRGYQTSKASTIQAQVELKQDLNFITKGLSARAMAYVRRYSFFQVSRAYNPFYYSSTISPVTGELNIDVLNDGGQGSVGVTGTEYLNYSEGGKELDSRIYLEAAINYNRTFNDVHTITGMLVNLMSSYELGNAGSVQASLPNRNHSFSGRFTYGYDDRYLFEFNFGYNGSERFAKGSRYGYFPSLGFAYRVSNEDYWSSLKDVVSDFKIRFTHGLVGNDAIGNVDDRFFYLSTVNLNDFNYSSTFGEQFGYSRPGVFTDRYSNYNIGWEKSEQTNVGLDLEFFNSLNITVDAFKQKRTNILEVRQNIGATLGLTAIPSTNFGEMNSSGFDGNITYNKSFNEDWYTQLRANFTYATSEILVHDEVSYPEDLAYRSLVGNSASQGYGYIAERLFIDHEETLNSPTQFGDYTGGDIKYRDVNGDGLITENDRVPIGYPTVPEIVYGFGGTVGYKGFDFSVFMQGAARSSFFINPQNIAPFVINGSAQNGLLKVIADNHWSEDNRDSYAFWPRLSDQFVENNNQPSTWWMRDGSFLRLKTVEAGYNFNESFVSKLGMQSARLYFSGNNLAVWSKFRLWDPEMGGNGLGYPIQSVYNLGLKIDF